The Opitutaceae bacterium genome includes a window with the following:
- a CDS encoding AarF/UbiB family protein — MKPFHSARRNLSLALLALRSVLHRVRPRSSSRDGLIRSMGKMGGFPQKIGQLLATTRLATSDRAFEALSDGAGHLDDGTFTDLANRYWPVSARPFSSVVRTLERESHGASLAQVKRAGLADGSSVAIKVKYPDIEYSIRTDLRAVGVMLKPLESRRQKDPASRYKALFAKELEKELDYARELEQIQWFRSRLGSDPTVSIPRPLPEFCSDRVLVTEWASGGPVRSTLDWPYPARCQAAQGLVRLAMRCLFSWGRLHGDLNPGNLRFHLNRDGSPTVSVLDFGAVYDLEEREKNAWINLVDLGRSASIDAESALEQFAAIGFDRDHLAPMKARLPDICRCLAHPFREGKAIDTREWRLARDLAQALGDDRMRFRQAAPARFVLFIRSIQGLLHHLDALRARANWTVALDEALGRDTQASLDDEASAVPVFADASPQLPDLHLSVHRDGIQTVAVTLPNASLDDLELLVPDSVFHSPDLIKRVAEEARANRAHARELLNHLEEGLQVRIWLGSEIVNALESRLH; from the coding sequence ATGAAGCCCTTTCACTCGGCCCGTCGGAACCTGAGCCTCGCCCTGCTCGCTCTTCGCTCCGTGCTGCACCGAGTGCGTCCCCGCAGTTCAAGCCGCGATGGCCTCATTCGTTCGATGGGGAAAATGGGAGGGTTTCCGCAGAAGATCGGCCAACTGCTGGCCACCACTCGCCTCGCGACCTCCGATCGGGCGTTCGAGGCGCTTTCGGATGGCGCGGGGCACCTCGACGACGGAACGTTTACAGACCTGGCGAACAGGTATTGGCCTGTTTCAGCGCGCCCCTTCAGCTCCGTAGTGCGGACCCTTGAGCGCGAGTCTCATGGCGCCTCCCTCGCCCAGGTGAAGCGCGCCGGCCTGGCCGACGGGTCTTCCGTCGCGATAAAGGTCAAGTATCCGGATATCGAATACTCCATCAGGACGGACCTCCGCGCCGTGGGTGTGATGCTCAAGCCCCTGGAATCCCGGCGGCAGAAGGACCCCGCCTCTCGTTACAAGGCCCTGTTTGCGAAGGAGCTGGAGAAGGAACTCGATTACGCACGTGAGCTCGAGCAAATCCAGTGGTTCAGGAGTCGACTCGGCTCCGACCCGACGGTCTCGATCCCCAGGCCCCTGCCGGAATTCTGTTCAGACCGTGTGCTTGTCACCGAATGGGCCTCTGGAGGACCGGTTCGCAGTACCCTCGACTGGCCCTACCCCGCCCGCTGCCAGGCGGCCCAGGGACTTGTGCGTCTGGCAATGCGATGTCTATTCTCGTGGGGCCGATTGCACGGTGATCTCAATCCCGGCAACCTGCGCTTTCATCTGAATCGAGACGGCTCACCCACTGTCAGCGTGCTCGACTTTGGCGCGGTTTACGACCTCGAGGAGCGCGAAAAGAACGCATGGATAAACCTCGTGGATCTCGGTCGTTCTGCTTCAATCGATGCCGAGTCCGCCTTGGAGCAATTTGCCGCAATAGGCTTTGATCGTGACCACCTCGCGCCGATGAAGGCCCGACTGCCGGACATCTGCAGGTGCCTCGCACACCCATTCCGCGAGGGAAAGGCGATCGACACCCGGGAATGGCGCCTCGCCCGCGACCTGGCACAGGCGCTGGGCGACGACCGAATGCGTTTCAGGCAGGCGGCACCCGCCCGTTTCGTACTTTTCATTCGTTCGATACAGGGGCTGCTCCATCACCTCGATGCCCTGCGCGCTCGCGCCAATTGGACCGTTGCACTGGACGAAGCCCTTGGCCGCGACACCCAGGCCTCCTTGGACGACGAAGCGTCAGCCGTCCCGGTCTTTGCCGACGCTTCTCCCCAGTTGCCGGACCTTCACCTGAGTGTCCACCGTGACGGGATCCAAACCGTCGCAGTGACGTTACCAAATGCCAGCCTGGACGACCTTGAACTGCTGGTACCAGACAGTGTT
- a CDS encoding methyl-accepting chemotaxis protein gives MKIRTKILLPTLGVIVTALAAVYLEVSAIAGSFSQARELQQTVAVTAVIALLVAGILIVVITNPMIQTIQKLQDSVSSLSKGNLLNEIKVTSKDELHATAVAFLTAQESIRTAFNREQVDWKEVASKQERADRLSSVVENAPINVMIANRDMQIVYVNPASRRTLETIEHLLPIKAKDIVGQSIDIFHKNPAHQRKLLADPKNLPHTTRFNLGPEVIDLQAAALIDPNGHYMGPMVTWEIVTEKARLETEAARLTSVVENAPINIMVADREGKIVYVNPASRSTLITIEHLIPVKARDIVGQSIDIFHKNPAHQRRILSDPKNLPHRAQFKLGNETMDLLASAIIDKQGNYAGPMVTWEIITQRLATEAREKEMTSNLKRTMQIVSDNAQALAAAAEELSTTSQTMSSNSEETTAQANVAAAASEQVAQNITTVATSAEEMSASAKEIAKSASEAAKVAGQAVKVAHETSQTVNKLGESSLDIGNVIKVITSIAQQTNLLALNATIEAARAGEAGKGFAVVANEVKELAKQTASATEDISQKIEAIQNDTKGAVEAIGQIGSIINQISDIQTTIASAVEEQTATTNEIARNTSEAAKGAGEITRNISGVSQAAQSTSHGASQTLTAATELAKLAADLKRVVESSKVS, from the coding sequence ATGAAAATCAGGACGAAAATCTTGCTCCCCACCCTCGGCGTCATCGTGACGGCGCTTGCGGCAGTGTATCTGGAAGTCTCCGCCATCGCAGGATCCTTCTCGCAAGCGCGGGAGCTTCAGCAAACGGTCGCTGTCACAGCGGTCATCGCGCTGCTCGTGGCCGGCATCCTAATCGTCGTCATCACAAACCCGATGATCCAAACGATTCAAAAGCTCCAGGACTCGGTGAGCTCACTCTCAAAGGGCAACCTCCTCAATGAGATCAAGGTGACGTCAAAGGATGAATTGCACGCGACCGCCGTGGCATTCCTGACTGCCCAAGAGAGCATTCGAACCGCCTTCAATCGGGAGCAGGTGGACTGGAAAGAAGTAGCGTCGAAACAGGAACGCGCCGATCGGCTGAGCTCAGTTGTGGAGAATGCGCCGATCAACGTGATGATCGCAAATCGCGACATGCAAATCGTCTATGTGAACCCCGCGTCGCGCCGCACGCTTGAGACGATCGAGCACCTCTTGCCGATCAAGGCCAAGGATATCGTCGGCCAATCCATCGACATCTTCCACAAAAACCCGGCCCACCAGCGCAAGCTTCTCGCGGACCCCAAGAACCTTCCGCACACTACCCGCTTTAATCTCGGGCCAGAGGTCATCGACCTGCAGGCAGCTGCCCTCATCGATCCGAATGGCCATTACATGGGACCCATGGTCACATGGGAAATCGTAACTGAAAAGGCACGGCTCGAAACAGAGGCCGCCCGTCTGACGAGCGTCGTCGAGAATGCGCCGATCAACATCATGGTCGCGGATCGCGAGGGCAAGATTGTCTACGTAAACCCGGCTTCTCGGTCGACCCTCATCACCATCGAGCACCTCATCCCGGTGAAAGCACGCGATATCGTGGGCCAATCGATCGACATCTTTCACAAAAACCCCGCGCACCAACGCCGCATCCTCTCAGACCCGAAGAATCTGCCGCACCGTGCACAGTTCAAACTCGGCAACGAGACCATGGACCTGCTCGCTTCCGCCATCATCGACAAACAAGGCAACTATGCAGGACCGATGGTCACTTGGGAGATCATCACCCAGCGCCTCGCCACGGAAGCCCGTGAGAAGGAGATGACTTCGAACCTGAAGCGAACCATGCAGATTGTGAGCGACAACGCCCAGGCACTAGCTGCAGCGGCGGAAGAACTCTCGACCACTTCCCAGACGATGTCGTCGAACTCGGAGGAGACGACGGCACAAGCCAACGTGGCAGCCGCCGCCTCCGAACAAGTGGCCCAGAACATCACGACTGTCGCCACCAGTGCCGAGGAGATGAGCGCGTCTGCCAAGGAAATCGCCAAGAGCGCCTCCGAGGCGGCAAAAGTCGCCGGCCAGGCTGTGAAGGTTGCGCACGAGACCTCCCAGACCGTCAACAAGCTCGGCGAGAGCTCGCTCGATATCGGCAACGTCATCAAGGTGATCACCTCAATTGCCCAACAGACAAACCTGCTTGCCCTCAATGCGACAATCGAGGCTGCGCGGGCCGGCGAGGCAGGCAAGGGCTTCGCTGTCGTGGCGAACGAGGTCAAGGAACTCGCCAAGCAGACCGCTTCGGCGACCGAGGATATCTCCCAGAAGATCGAGGCGATTCAAAACGACACCAAGGGAGCGGTCGAGGCGATCGGCCAGATCGGCTCCATCATCAATCAGATCTCTGACATTCAGACCACCATCGCGAGCGCCGTCGAAGAACAGACAGCGACGACGAATGAGATCGCGCGCAACACAAGTGAGGCGGCCAAGGGCGCCGGCGAGATCACCAGGAACATCTCAGGTGTCTCCCAGGCGGCCCAAAGTACCTCCCATGGCGCCAGCCAGACCCTGACGGCGGCAACAGAACTCGCCAAGCTCGCCGCCGACCTGAAGCGAGTCGTGGAGTCTTCGAAGGTCTCCTGA
- a CDS encoding chemotaxis protein CheW, which translates to MTFTESSRALCTFTVAGLYFGVDVLKVQEVLKPRPLAPVPLAAKEVEGLINLRGQVVTTLDLRRRLGFPARPAGEESMLMIARTADGNVGLLVDSVGDVIDVQQSDFEPPPQNVPAHARELVLGVYKLPKNLLHVLDVERATALAP; encoded by the coding sequence ATGACCTTCACCGAGTCCAGTCGAGCGCTCTGCACCTTTACCGTGGCCGGATTGTACTTTGGAGTCGACGTGCTGAAAGTCCAGGAGGTGCTCAAACCCCGCCCGCTTGCACCCGTGCCCCTTGCAGCCAAAGAGGTGGAAGGTTTAATCAACCTGCGCGGCCAGGTCGTGACGACCCTCGATCTCAGACGGCGACTCGGCTTTCCAGCACGACCGGCGGGCGAGGAATCCATGCTCATGATTGCGCGGACAGCCGATGGCAATGTAGGTCTTCTGGTCGATTCGGTCGGCGACGTCATTGACGTGCAGCAGTCGGATTTTGAACCCCCGCCTCAGAATGTACCCGCTCATGCACGCGAGCTTGTTCTGGGCGTCTATAAACTTCCAAAAAACCTCCTTCACGTGCTCGACGTCGAGCGCGCGACAGCTCTGGCACCCTAA
- a CDS encoding chemotaxis protein CheA yields MNSTLHQQLLGDLLVESFEGLDNFDRDLLTLESGQGGTQTLNSIFRTIHTIKGTSGCLGLSRIEKLAHTGENLLDLMRNQKVAVSASLISVLLKLSDSLREMLRHLEADGTEGNGDYTGLTDELTRLQKGGNTATVAPVSVAAPQPIAPPPVQAQSDVIVGFGLFDEVSPVVPSASSPAASPTEPEIEGFGLFSDEAQPAAEPTKVAAVAAAPKPTEKKPDTPQAQAPQSTTGSVADSAIRVDVNQLDRLMNLVGELVLARNQIVQSNGLRADSSLSAAAQRLNIITTELQEGVMKTRMQPIGNVWAKFPRIVRDVSHDLGKLVRLEMEGKETELDRTIIEAIKDPLTHIIRNSIDHGIESPARRAELGKPAEGLICMRAYHESSQVNIEIADDGAGLNVERIKAKAVEKGLIPSDQAARMNDREAISLIFLPGFSTAEKITNVSGRGVGMDVVKTNIEKIGGSVDIHNTPGEGAVFKLKIPLTLAIVPALLIRCLGSRFAIPRPNLVELVRVQGEAAKLARESVYGSPVFRLRGQLLPLVHLREALKLPAAPADDCMNIVILQADNRQFGLVVDEVCDTEEIVVKPIGKHFKGLCMYAGATIMGDGSVALILDILGLAQHTSVLSEHSTVRGARDEGKQHVVRSSTQWLLFSLPGRERLALPLDDASRLEEFTPEQVERSGNEEAVQYRDAILPLIRLNQLLPGTGQPPADQPLHVIVHTLDDQKVGLVVGEILDIVDTDAQITTRSRIPGIRGSGILQGKITEFLDTKALLSRVRAPVQA; encoded by the coding sequence ATGAATTCCACCCTGCATCAGCAACTCCTTGGGGATCTGCTCGTCGAGAGCTTTGAAGGGTTGGACAACTTCGATCGTGACTTGCTTACGCTCGAGAGTGGGCAAGGCGGCACCCAGACGCTTAACAGCATCTTCCGCACGATCCACACGATCAAGGGAACCAGCGGTTGCCTCGGACTTTCACGTATCGAGAAACTTGCCCATACAGGCGAGAACCTGCTCGATCTCATGCGGAACCAGAAGGTGGCGGTCTCCGCCTCTCTCATCTCGGTTCTGTTGAAACTCTCCGACAGTCTCCGTGAGATGCTTCGCCATCTTGAAGCGGATGGCACGGAAGGAAATGGCGACTACACCGGCCTGACTGACGAGCTGACACGCCTGCAAAAAGGTGGAAATACGGCAACCGTCGCGCCCGTGTCTGTCGCCGCACCGCAGCCGATTGCACCACCTCCCGTCCAGGCACAGAGCGATGTGATAGTCGGATTCGGCTTGTTTGACGAAGTATCGCCTGTAGTCCCCTCCGCTTCCTCGCCTGCAGCAAGTCCGACTGAACCAGAAATTGAAGGCTTCGGCCTCTTCTCCGACGAAGCCCAGCCTGCCGCCGAACCGACAAAAGTGGCAGCAGTAGCGGCAGCACCAAAGCCGACGGAAAAAAAGCCGGACACCCCACAAGCACAGGCTCCGCAGTCGACCACGGGCTCCGTCGCGGACAGCGCGATTCGCGTGGATGTGAACCAACTCGACCGGCTCATGAACTTGGTCGGCGAACTGGTGCTGGCGAGGAACCAGATCGTCCAAAGCAACGGACTCCGCGCAGACTCGTCCCTTTCCGCAGCCGCCCAGCGGCTCAATATCATTACGACCGAACTGCAGGAAGGCGTCATGAAGACGCGCATGCAGCCGATCGGGAATGTCTGGGCCAAGTTTCCGCGAATCGTCCGGGACGTGTCCCACGACCTCGGCAAGCTGGTGCGCCTTGAGATGGAAGGTAAGGAGACAGAACTCGATCGCACCATCATCGAGGCGATCAAGGACCCGCTCACCCACATCATTCGCAATTCGATAGACCACGGCATTGAGAGTCCCGCGCGACGTGCCGAACTCGGCAAACCCGCCGAAGGCCTCATCTGCATGCGCGCCTACCACGAGAGCAGCCAGGTGAACATTGAGATCGCGGATGACGGTGCCGGCTTGAATGTGGAACGCATCAAGGCCAAGGCTGTGGAAAAGGGACTTATCCCCTCGGACCAAGCCGCGCGCATGAATGACAGGGAGGCAATCTCTCTGATATTCCTCCCCGGGTTCTCGACAGCCGAGAAGATAACCAATGTCTCCGGCCGTGGAGTCGGGATGGATGTCGTCAAAACCAACATTGAGAAGATTGGCGGTTCCGTGGACATCCACAACACCCCGGGTGAAGGCGCTGTATTCAAACTCAAGATACCGCTTACCCTGGCGATCGTTCCCGCCCTTCTCATCCGGTGCCTCGGGTCACGATTTGCAATCCCGCGACCAAACCTCGTGGAACTGGTGCGGGTTCAAGGCGAGGCCGCCAAACTAGCGCGGGAAAGCGTGTATGGATCCCCGGTTTTTCGCCTGCGCGGGCAGTTGCTCCCACTGGTGCACCTCCGCGAAGCGCTGAAGCTCCCAGCGGCACCGGCTGACGATTGCATGAACATCGTCATCCTCCAGGCAGACAACCGCCAATTCGGCCTGGTCGTCGATGAGGTATGCGACACCGAGGAGATCGTGGTCAAACCCATCGGCAAACATTTCAAGGGCCTCTGCATGTATGCAGGCGCGACAATCATGGGAGACGGCTCCGTGGCACTGATCCTCGACATCCTCGGGCTGGCCCAGCATACGTCCGTACTCTCGGAACACTCGACCGTACGCGGCGCTCGTGACGAAGGCAAACAACACGTCGTCAGAAGCTCGACCCAATGGCTGCTGTTCTCCTTGCCCGGGCGCGAGCGGCTCGCGCTTCCTTTGGACGACGCCTCGCGCCTCGAGGAGTTCACTCCCGAGCAGGTGGAGCGCAGCGGCAATGAGGAGGCCGTCCAATATCGCGATGCGATCCTGCCCCTTATCCGGCTCAACCAACTGCTGCCGGGAACCGGGCAACCACCCGCCGACCAACCGCTCCACGTGATCGTGCACACACTCGACGATCAGAAGGTCGGCCTCGTGGTGGGCGAGATCCTCGACATTGTGGACACCGACGCACAGATCACCACCCGCTCCCGCATCCCCGGAATCCGCGGGTCGGGAATCCTGCAGGGGAAGATCACGGAGTTCCTCGACACCAAGGCCCTGCTTTCAAGAGTCCGAGCGCCTGTGCAAGCGTGA
- a CDS encoding response regulator, with product MSKTILTVDDALTIRKMVSFTLKSAGYEVIEAADGVAGLNVLRSTAVDMIISDVNMPNMDGIEFTRQARALPAHAKTPIILLTTESDAEAKAKGKAAGATGWMVKPFKQEQLLAVAAKVLPVTVSA from the coding sequence ATGAGCAAGACAATCCTTACAGTCGACGACGCATTGACCATCCGGAAGATGGTCTCGTTCACGCTCAAGAGCGCGGGCTACGAGGTCATCGAGGCTGCGGATGGCGTGGCTGGTCTGAATGTCCTTCGATCCACGGCTGTCGACATGATCATCTCCGACGTGAACATGCCCAACATGGACGGCATCGAGTTCACCCGGCAGGCGCGGGCTTTGCCCGCCCACGCCAAGACACCGATCATCCTTCTCACGACCGAGTCCGATGCCGAGGCAAAGGCAAAAGGCAAGGCAGCGGGCGCCACCGGATGGATGGTAAAGCCTTTCAAACAAGAACAACTTCTCGCGGTTGCCGCAAAGGTACTCCCCGTGACCGTCTCCGCCTAG
- a CDS encoding response regulator: MSSENPALAERQRTALPNQVVTPPQEDAGILLNHLNEVVFQTDCSGRWLFLNPAWSRLTGYTVEESVGHIYTDFVHPEDRQRSLDEFLPLIRRERESARLRLRVMTRGGEFKWTSIYLKALFRSEGGKLEGAVGTMDDITELMAAERVMREAKERAELADRTKSEFLATMSHELRTPMNAIIGLTDLVMATSLEGEQMKHLKMVRSSAGSLLEIIEEILLFSNLEAGRIRVDRVRFDLREVLGQSLAPLLFQAMENRLELNWRVQPDLPPFVIGDPLRLKQVLHQLVGNAVRFLKDGVVVVEVSGTKSTDDPEGKTCIQFAVTDNGCQGSGEYRRSLMAAFHRGDGNTSRRQSGSGVGLVLSVRILELMSGKVWFDDACREGARFQFEVVFDLPAPEKPALSSATNPASRKILVAEDNTVNQHLIRHILLKMGHVPKIVANGRLCVEAWQAEEFDAILMDVQMPEMSGLEATVAIRQMEKSKGGHIPIIAVTANAVLGDRDICLNSGMDDYVTKPIKNQLLEDAITRLTSVSRVTKAATASPMPVEPLMNFDRALEGADQDEELLRSLMELFLTRTPDCLAKIEKALEADDASTAMLQAHSLKGSLRMLCANTAEDLAFRLERSGRLRDVAEAKAALRELKPAVARLYEEITQVLKSKLAVQ, encoded by the coding sequence ATGAGTTCAGAAAACCCAGCATTGGCAGAGCGGCAGCGGACAGCGCTTCCCAATCAAGTGGTGACCCCACCTCAAGAAGATGCTGGGATCCTTCTGAATCATCTCAATGAGGTGGTCTTCCAAACGGACTGCAGTGGTCGCTGGCTATTCCTCAACCCGGCTTGGAGTCGGCTCACTGGATACACCGTGGAGGAGAGCGTGGGGCACATCTACACGGACTTCGTCCACCCCGAGGATCGTCAGAGGAGCCTGGATGAGTTTTTGCCGTTGATCCGCCGGGAGCGTGAGTCTGCACGTCTTCGCCTCCGTGTGATGACCCGGGGAGGGGAGTTCAAATGGACTTCCATTTACCTCAAGGCGCTGTTTCGGAGCGAAGGCGGAAAGCTTGAAGGGGCCGTCGGCACGATGGACGACATCACCGAGTTGATGGCTGCAGAACGGGTGATGCGGGAAGCCAAGGAACGCGCGGAGCTGGCGGACCGCACCAAGAGTGAATTTCTCGCCACGATGAGTCACGAACTGAGGACGCCGATGAATGCCATCATCGGGTTGACCGACCTCGTGATGGCGACATCGCTGGAGGGCGAGCAGATGAAGCATCTCAAAATGGTGCGTTCCTCCGCAGGGTCCCTCCTGGAAATCATCGAGGAGATTCTCCTGTTTTCCAACCTTGAGGCCGGGCGGATTCGGGTCGACAGGGTGCGTTTCGACCTTCGCGAGGTCCTGGGTCAATCGCTGGCTCCACTCCTTTTCCAGGCGATGGAGAATCGGCTTGAATTGAACTGGCGAGTTCAGCCCGATCTACCCCCCTTCGTGATTGGTGACCCGCTGCGGCTCAAGCAGGTTCTCCACCAGCTCGTGGGAAATGCGGTGAGGTTCCTCAAGGACGGCGTGGTCGTCGTTGAAGTGTCCGGGACGAAAAGTACGGACGATCCGGAGGGAAAAACGTGTATCCAATTTGCGGTTACAGACAACGGATGCCAGGGCTCCGGTGAGTACAGGCGGAGCCTCATGGCGGCCTTCCATCGAGGTGACGGAAACACGAGCCGCCGGCAAAGCGGCTCCGGCGTCGGCCTGGTGCTTTCCGTGCGCATCCTTGAGCTGATGTCGGGAAAGGTATGGTTCGACGATGCCTGCCGTGAAGGGGCCCGATTCCAGTTCGAGGTCGTTTTTGACCTACCGGCTCCCGAGAAACCCGCCCTATCCTCCGCGACAAACCCCGCGAGCCGAAAGATACTGGTGGCCGAGGACAACACGGTGAACCAGCACCTGATCCGACACATTCTCCTCAAGATGGGCCACGTCCCAAAGATCGTCGCAAACGGCCGCCTGTGTGTTGAAGCGTGGCAGGCCGAGGAATTTGATGCCATTCTCATGGATGTCCAGATGCCGGAGATGTCCGGCCTCGAGGCCACGGTGGCCATCCGTCAGATGGAGAAGTCAAAGGGGGGACACATCCCCATCATCGCGGTCACTGCCAACGCCGTGCTGGGTGATCGTGACATCTGCCTCAATAGCGGGATGGATGATTATGTGACAAAACCCATCAAGAACCAATTGCTGGAGGACGCTATCACCCGTTTGACCTCCGTCTCCAGGGTGACCAAGGCTGCAACGGCCTCACCCATGCCGGTCGAGCCGCTCATGAACTTTGACAGGGCCCTGGAGGGTGCGGACCAGGACGAGGAACTCCTGCGCAGCCTGATGGAACTGTTCCTTACTCGCACGCCGGATTGCCTGGCGAAGATTGAAAAGGCCCTGGAAGCCGATGACGCGTCAACAGCGATGCTTCAGGCGCACAGTCTGAAAGGGTCGCTTCGCATGCTTTGCGCCAACACCGCAGAGGACCTCGCGTTCCGACTCGAAAGATCGGGCAGGTTACGGGACGTCGCCGAGGCCAAGGCCGCCCTGCGTGAACTGAAACCTGCGGTCGCCCGGCTTTACGAGGAGATCACGCAGGTATTGAAGTCGAAGCTTGCGGTGCAATGA
- a CDS encoding fused response regulator/phosphatase yields MNEVAQTRSAWSAGGTRSPVPRRRVLAVDDDDFARLTVVRHLEKRGYEVTPVESVAAAVEILVDKHSPDFDCVVTDYLMPGATGAELIVWMREHKPTLAAIMVTAIGEKDIVAETLRSGAVNFLDKPVRAAELVAAVEAAAELTRRRRELAKTEQEAQEVARIQNRMLRWQAPGGPMAYKLAHYPMRGAGGDFLAVFPITDERTLVVMADVSGHDLRAAFISAYFQGIVRGMIEGRTLVKDVLGYFNRVLINEWSAGENFSENSASLAVCAVEIDRGSSRMRVYNHGFPASYVLDAAGSLVLVCPGGGSPLGWFEDAEPETAEYETDIQSSLVMWTDGLEDHASRLGVSPWALASMLLERPQGERPDYLADAPDDIMVLRMPLTTEGLPEMDEKIWLNEVYRGDEYKDIDQIQSLWLNTLRLTLAKWPSDRRDQVALCLREAVLNALEHGCNGSADRSMTLQLLYHPGLDRLKVQIDDPGEGHEFDWAGFHSDAAGDTLETEHRGLVFIHGLANAVETKRRGATLNLFFTPHLPI; encoded by the coding sequence ATGAACGAGGTGGCTCAGACCCGGTCGGCGTGGAGCGCGGGCGGCACCCGTTCGCCGGTGCCTCGGAGGCGCGTCCTTGCAGTCGATGATGACGATTTCGCGCGGCTGACGGTTGTCAGGCATCTTGAAAAACGAGGATATGAGGTCACCCCTGTGGAAAGTGTCGCCGCAGCGGTCGAGATCCTGGTCGATAAACATTCACCTGATTTCGACTGCGTCGTCACCGACTACCTGATGCCGGGAGCTACCGGGGCTGAGCTTATCGTCTGGATGCGCGAGCATAAGCCGACGCTTGCCGCGATCATGGTCACTGCGATCGGGGAGAAGGATATCGTGGCCGAGACATTGCGCAGCGGCGCTGTAAATTTCCTCGATAAGCCCGTGCGGGCTGCCGAACTGGTGGCCGCGGTGGAGGCTGCGGCTGAACTCACGCGCCGCCGCCGCGAGCTGGCCAAGACCGAGCAGGAGGCACAGGAAGTCGCGCGAATCCAGAATCGGATGCTTCGCTGGCAGGCGCCCGGGGGACCGATGGCCTACAAACTCGCCCATTATCCCATGCGCGGCGCAGGCGGCGACTTTCTGGCCGTTTTTCCCATCACCGACGAACGCACGCTTGTCGTCATGGCCGATGTCTCCGGGCATGATCTGCGAGCAGCGTTCATCTCGGCTTACTTCCAGGGCATCGTGCGCGGGATGATAGAGGGCAGGACGCTAGTGAAGGACGTGCTGGGCTACTTCAATCGCGTGCTCATCAACGAATGGAGCGCGGGCGAGAACTTCTCGGAGAATTCTGCGTCGCTTGCGGTGTGTGCCGTTGAGATTGACCGCGGGTCCAGTCGCATGCGCGTCTATAATCATGGTTTCCCGGCCTCCTACGTGCTCGACGCCGCGGGCAGCCTGGTGCTGGTGTGCCCGGGAGGCGGCTCACCCCTGGGTTGGTTTGAGGACGCGGAGCCGGAGACTGCGGAATACGAGACCGACATCCAATCGTCCCTGGTGATGTGGACGGATGGCCTGGAGGATCACGCGTCCCGTCTCGGAGTGTCTCCCTGGGCTCTCGCCTCGATGCTGCTCGAGCGGCCGCAGGGGGAGAGACCCGACTACCTGGCTGACGCCCCCGACGACATCATGGTCCTAAGAATGCCGCTCACCACGGAGGGGCTTCCCGAGATGGACGAGAAGATCTGGCTGAATGAGGTGTATCGAGGAGATGAATACAAGGATATCGACCAGATCCAGTCGCTCTGGCTCAACACACTCAGGCTGACCCTCGCCAAATGGCCGTCCGATCGCCGGGACCAGGTCGCCCTCTGCCTGCGCGAGGCGGTGTTGAATGCCCTGGAACATGGCTGCAACGGCAGCGCCGACCGGAGCATGACACTCCAACTGCTGTACCATCCCGGTCTCGACCGTCTGAAGGTGCAAATCGACGATCCCGGAGAAGGTCATGAGTTCGATTGGGCAGGATTTCACAGCGACGCGGCAGGCGACACGCTGGAGACCGAGCACCGCGGACTTGTATTTATCCACGGCCTCGCAAATGCGGTTGAAACCAAACGGCGGGGCGCCACGCTTAACCTGTTCTTCACTCCCCACCTGCCTATTTGA
- a CDS encoding STAS domain-containing protein, translating into MKTQLLNNRMVVTFDGDVLSTSVDSLREQFSKLLEGNPAWTQLELDLTAAKMMDSAGLNLITSVIKSVKARGVQVSARIASKTVHRIFLFTRLDKHVELTVEESS; encoded by the coding sequence ATGAAAACCCAGCTTCTGAACAACCGTATGGTCGTGACCTTCGACGGCGACGTCCTCAGCACGTCGGTTGACTCGCTGCGCGAGCAATTCTCGAAGCTCCTGGAGGGGAATCCGGCATGGACTCAGCTGGAACTTGATCTCACGGCGGCGAAGATGATGGATTCAGCGGGCCTGAACCTGATCACAAGCGTGATCAAGTCGGTGAAGGCTCGCGGCGTGCAGGTAAGCGCGCGGATCGCGAGCAAGACGGTTCACCGGATCTTTCTGTTCACGCGGCTCGACAAGCACGTTGAACTCACCGTCGAGGAGAGCAGCTGA